One window from the genome of Salisaeta longa DSM 21114 encodes:
- a CDS encoding Ig-like domain-containing protein — protein MPKATHVLVALLLVCAGAALCPPSAKAQGTAQVTITGVPPVLPSPFVGDLRQNYNRGQYLLQFAFTGFDPFQFRFRVTLSKDGQPLIDRTSDQKLFQPGTYVYRRFSDEPSIDFNTSFSDILNGLSGRVRSSVLQAGLLPEGTYTLRVEPMVRDVVMATTIPGITTFQVIYPEPPTLATPVDETTVQQATPTFTWTPSMNIPATAQPQYQVLLVEMLPGQTPLQAIQSNQIHYQNTFANRTSFTYTPDLLRLEVGKRYAWRVVAGATLGGQSVPFNNEGLSDIRTFTYQPAGTLAYGDPQLQAPTDGATVAPTRPLEWTAPAGLSVGANSAYIWLEQRVQVTARAPGQSAAAALAQGATVLDTAVAYQPSNTYTLDAPPHRGGAGERVWQVLLVGQTPDGTLDTLATSPVETYAVTAGPARQPALAECRMTAPSDQTPAATPAPGYEGQTIRVGGFPLAVQTARGSAAQLSGRGRINVPYLGAPLAVTFTNLSVNAAGRVYAGTVTAAQDDAVTALAEGVLENATTTIEALARTHAAAIATAITRGRRMAPQLNGTQPVGLPFGIAPSGRGPMTLAVVGLQFAPTGSRAKALLHVPMPALNETLTLGAADVCLNSNGLGGSFALRLLQDRAFPAAGGKKTFRYQAAAGTGAGGAPAEGTYALWENNQLGDLSVALDIAYVRSWLVPVDAQGQDTGGQATASFTFTTDAARGLSDWMADGTLERSALAVAPDILVPETPVVYDHAAGANPQDMQFPDDYQGLTSGLWTGLYVPDATLTLPAALRTRAQPDARLSIAAAPLLIDNAGVSLSARVQDLMAFPEGDLGGWGYGIDDFVLTITKNSLADARMTGGVKMPVINDGLPYNATITQTANGTLDFTFLLGDAEGRVYNTNLWRSQLLLKEGTNISIDYANGDFTAEATLHGELGVIGQTPEVNITVPEQTLTTPELDVTVAGQTAGVGRQSLTLPEAGLRISGQTIKLAAIPFEGFTLRSRGTDRVDAGTWSKGSSDVGYNLIGGFPIKIGEITVNPGEGTSGDVSLGLAFKEVQLSLPGMEQTQMFTASTSFTLWSTITQPRPSQMAEARFDDFHLDRVRVIGGLGKILELDGTLLFFQSETASGRQNEFGKRFGDGIAGSVSATFMRQASVQAEFIFGTKDDVDYWLGNLGGFYRQGLPIGPFGQLKMFGAKGGAYYHMKPPLTWTNKAINYLPDSPPRRTGDPWPAPDPPDTGTHYQVDESIALGLRAGLTIGLTRPEVFNGDVNFEVAFNNGSTGVEQVTLNGQGYFLSKGRLRGNITQRAQTAQGTADLSLVYNIPDETFVGDFGMKYAPAAGFMEASGSAKLYINGTEDRYYFQVGDPGNQWFQFPLAGALAKLEMFLYLGNSPPARVKPIKAYCDAANFAWGRESRLCSGSFQPSPPNPNVGFLMGLGASAGFGSRFAIFYGALDAGLGATINMQEVGAATCQGTGTVPGSNGFYARGQFFAGVYGEVGIIADLPPIYTGRLPIAQLGVATELNGGIPNPTWMKGNVAGRYRVLGGLIEGDFNYEFSSGTECRLGAGQALAGLDAIQDVSPAPREDDVSVFAQPSATFALNLDQVETIEGPNGPALVRLSTDGITLYEGNTADGPVVPGTLEKRDNGSLMVFKPSEALKGRTTYTFTVNAYAEERDAAGRWISAKDDDGNRIPQGTRTVTFTTGTRPTTIQRDHVAHTYPLDKKRYYVRGTHGRNGLYFTHDGINYSYLEDMTAAERANDEIRSVYLRVRYLSVGGGTSFSTPRVSAGGGYITWDEPNIDRSTIYAVQLIRVRNLNISFQERINRLGQNLRAQEERRSLTVGGGGTASVRERKVVGTTTAVPGYKILYSYHFGTSRYNSYNEKLDDTYVVAEDYNHEDDAYRIAVTSRYEPYDQYDLFGKGNVIDPYLTLEGPSPEPTGRTTTGSYVREYVRPYISSYPRSAAYNRVDTNGRSYRGRFVFPPHPLVAWVLGDTDGYGAPPLQQSELVPGGEQFNAEWKDFTTRWELPDGAMAEHADIKSYVGAKARAKKNELMAGYSSCWTWSSYMRDLCESMQTYFRQASLSSFMSPAGRRVYDEPYSSTKGDGGFVKIVLPVTGDQKWDWFYFGR, from the coding sequence ATGCCCAAGGCAACCCATGTGCTCGTTGCGCTTCTCCTGGTGTGCGCGGGGGCCGCGTTGTGCCCACCGTCTGCCAAGGCACAGGGGACGGCGCAGGTCACCATCACCGGGGTGCCGCCGGTGCTGCCCAGTCCATTTGTGGGCGATCTGCGGCAGAACTACAACCGGGGGCAGTATCTCCTGCAGTTTGCCTTCACCGGCTTCGATCCGTTTCAGTTTCGCTTTCGGGTCACGCTCTCGAAGGATGGGCAACCGCTGATTGATCGTACGAGTGACCAGAAGCTTTTTCAGCCCGGGACGTACGTGTACCGGCGCTTCTCGGACGAACCTAGCATCGACTTCAACACCAGTTTTAGCGACATCCTCAATGGGCTCTCGGGGCGGGTGCGTAGCAGCGTCTTACAGGCTGGCCTCTTGCCGGAAGGGACGTACACGCTGCGGGTGGAGCCGATGGTGCGGGACGTTGTTATGGCGACCACGATCCCCGGCATCACCACGTTTCAGGTCATCTATCCCGAGCCGCCCACCCTGGCAACGCCGGTTGACGAGACAACGGTGCAACAGGCTACGCCCACCTTTACGTGGACGCCGTCTATGAATATTCCGGCGACGGCACAGCCGCAGTATCAGGTGCTGCTGGTGGAAATGCTGCCGGGCCAAACGCCGCTTCAGGCCATTCAGTCCAACCAGATCCATTATCAGAACACCTTTGCAAACCGTACGAGCTTCACCTACACGCCCGATCTGTTGCGGTTGGAGGTAGGCAAGCGGTACGCCTGGCGCGTGGTGGCTGGGGCAACGTTGGGCGGGCAGTCGGTGCCCTTCAACAACGAGGGCCTGAGCGACATCCGCACCTTTACGTACCAGCCGGCGGGCACGCTGGCCTACGGCGATCCGCAGCTGCAAGCCCCCACCGATGGCGCAACGGTTGCGCCGACGCGTCCGCTAGAGTGGACGGCCCCCGCGGGCCTGAGCGTGGGTGCGAACAGCGCGTACATCTGGCTGGAGCAGCGCGTGCAGGTAACCGCGCGCGCCCCGGGGCAGTCGGCCGCAGCCGCCCTTGCGCAAGGCGCAACGGTGCTCGATACGGCGGTGGCGTACCAGCCAAGCAACACGTACACCCTCGATGCGCCGCCGCATCGTGGAGGCGCAGGGGAGCGCGTGTGGCAGGTGCTACTGGTGGGGCAAACGCCCGACGGCACGCTCGATACGTTAGCCACCAGCCCGGTGGAGACCTACGCCGTCACGGCGGGGCCTGCCCGTCAACCGGCCCTTGCGGAATGCCGCATGACGGCGCCGAGCGACCAGACGCCCGCCGCGACGCCCGCGCCAGGCTACGAAGGGCAAACGATTCGCGTGGGCGGCTTTCCGCTGGCCGTGCAAACGGCCCGCGGCTCGGCGGCGCAGCTCAGCGGCCGCGGCCGCATCAACGTGCCGTATCTGGGCGCGCCCCTCGCGGTAACCTTCACCAACCTCTCGGTGAACGCGGCGGGCCGCGTGTACGCCGGAACCGTCACCGCAGCACAAGATGACGCGGTGACGGCGCTCGCCGAGGGCGTGCTTGAAAACGCCACCACGACCATCGAGGCGCTGGCCCGCACGCATGCGGCCGCCATCGCCACGGCAATCACCAGGGGCCGACGGATGGCCCCGCAGCTCAACGGCACCCAGCCCGTGGGGCTGCCCTTTGGCATTGCCCCGTCCGGACGCGGGCCGATGACGCTTGCTGTAGTGGGTCTGCAGTTTGCGCCCACCGGCAGCCGCGCCAAGGCGCTGCTGCACGTGCCGATGCCCGCGCTCAACGAAACGCTGACGCTGGGCGCCGCCGATGTGTGCCTCAACAGCAACGGCCTGGGCGGCTCCTTTGCCCTGCGCCTGTTGCAAGACCGCGCCTTCCCCGCGGCGGGCGGAAAGAAAACCTTTCGGTACCAAGCGGCCGCCGGGACCGGCGCGGGCGGCGCGCCGGCCGAGGGCACGTACGCCCTGTGGGAAAACAACCAGCTGGGCGACCTCTCGGTGGCCCTCGATATTGCGTACGTGCGCAGCTGGCTGGTTCCGGTGGATGCTCAAGGCCAAGACACCGGCGGCCAAGCCACGGCGTCGTTCACGTTCACTACCGATGCGGCCCGCGGGCTGAGCGACTGGATGGCGGACGGAACCCTGGAGCGCAGCGCCCTCGCGGTGGCGCCCGACATCCTCGTGCCCGAAACGCCGGTGGTGTACGATCACGCCGCGGGCGCAAATCCGCAGGACATGCAGTTTCCTGACGATTACCAGGGCCTCACAAGCGGCCTGTGGACCGGCTTGTATGTGCCAGATGCCACCCTTACGTTGCCCGCTGCACTGCGCACCCGCGCCCAACCCGACGCCCGCCTCAGCATCGCAGCCGCGCCGCTTCTCATCGACAACGCCGGCGTGAGCCTCAGTGCGCGTGTCCAAGACCTGATGGCTTTCCCGGAGGGCGACCTTGGCGGGTGGGGCTACGGCATCGACGACTTTGTGCTCACCATTACCAAGAACTCGCTGGCCGATGCCCGCATGACGGGCGGCGTGAAAATGCCCGTGATCAACGACGGGCTGCCGTACAACGCCACCATCACACAAACCGCCAACGGCACGCTCGACTTCACCTTTCTGCTGGGTGATGCCGAGGGCCGCGTGTACAACACCAACCTGTGGCGCTCGCAGCTCCTGCTGAAAGAGGGCACCAACATCTCCATCGACTATGCCAACGGCGACTTTACGGCCGAGGCTACGCTCCACGGCGAACTGGGCGTCATTGGCCAAACGCCAGAGGTGAACATCACCGTGCCCGAGCAAACACTGACCACGCCGGAACTGGATGTCACCGTGGCCGGACAAACCGCGGGCGTCGGCCGTCAATCCCTCACCCTTCCCGAAGCGGGCCTCCGAATTTCCGGACAAACGATTAAGCTAGCCGCCATTCCATTCGAGGGGTTCACGCTGCGTAGCCGAGGCACCGACCGGGTTGATGCGGGCACGTGGAGCAAGGGCTCGTCCGACGTCGGCTACAACCTCATCGGCGGGTTTCCCATCAAAATTGGGGAGATCACCGTGAACCCGGGCGAGGGTACGAGCGGCGATGTGTCGCTTGGGTTGGCCTTTAAAGAGGTGCAGCTTTCGCTACCGGGCATGGAGCAAACCCAGATGTTCACGGCGTCGACCAGCTTCACGCTGTGGAGCACCATCACCCAGCCACGCCCCTCGCAGATGGCCGAGGCCCGGTTCGACGACTTCCACCTCGACCGCGTGCGCGTCATTGGCGGCCTCGGCAAAATATTGGAACTCGACGGCACGTTGCTGTTCTTTCAGTCGGAAACTGCTTCGGGGCGGCAGAACGAATTTGGCAAGCGCTTTGGCGACGGGATTGCCGGCAGCGTATCGGCGACCTTTATGCGACAAGCCAGCGTGCAAGCCGAGTTCATCTTCGGTACGAAAGACGATGTTGACTACTGGCTGGGCAACCTGGGCGGATTTTACCGTCAGGGGCTGCCCATCGGGCCGTTTGGCCAACTGAAAATGTTTGGCGCAAAAGGCGGCGCGTACTATCACATGAAGCCGCCGCTCACATGGACGAACAAGGCGATCAACTATCTGCCAGATTCGCCGCCACGCCGCACCGGCGATCCGTGGCCCGCGCCCGATCCGCCCGACACCGGAACCCACTACCAGGTGGATGAGAGCATTGCGCTGGGGCTGCGCGCCGGCCTTACCATCGGACTGACGCGCCCCGAGGTGTTTAACGGCGACGTCAACTTCGAGGTGGCGTTTAACAACGGGAGCACGGGGGTCGAGCAAGTCACGCTCAACGGTCAAGGCTACTTCCTGAGCAAGGGCCGCCTGCGGGGTAACATTACGCAGCGGGCGCAAACAGCCCAAGGCACGGCCGACCTGTCGCTCGTCTACAACATTCCGGACGAAACCTTTGTGGGCGACTTCGGGATGAAGTATGCTCCGGCGGCCGGCTTTATGGAAGCGTCGGGTAGTGCCAAGCTGTACATCAACGGGACCGAGGATCGGTACTACTTTCAGGTGGGCGATCCGGGCAACCAGTGGTTTCAGTTTCCGCTGGCTGGCGCGTTGGCCAAGCTAGAAATGTTTCTGTACCTGGGCAACAGCCCGCCCGCTCGGGTGAAGCCCATTAAGGCGTACTGCGATGCCGCCAACTTTGCGTGGGGCCGCGAGAGCCGGTTGTGCAGCGGCAGCTTTCAGCCCAGTCCGCCCAACCCCAACGTCGGGTTTTTGATGGGCCTTGGGGCTTCGGCGGGCTTCGGCAGTCGCTTCGCCATCTTTTACGGCGCGCTCGATGCGGGCCTTGGCGCAACGATAAATATGCAAGAGGTGGGCGCGGCCACGTGCCAGGGGACCGGCACGGTGCCCGGCAGCAACGGCTTCTACGCCCGCGGGCAGTTTTTTGCCGGCGTGTATGGCGAGGTGGGCATCATTGCCGATCTCCCCCCCATCTACACCGGACGACTCCCCATTGCCCAGCTGGGTGTGGCCACCGAACTGAATGGCGGCATTCCCAACCCCACGTGGATGAAAGGCAACGTGGCGGGACGATACCGCGTGCTGGGAGGACTCATTGAGGGCGACTTTAATTACGAATTTAGCAGTGGCACCGAGTGCCGGTTGGGCGCCGGGCAGGCATTGGCAGGCCTTGATGCCATTCAGGATGTTTCGCCGGCCCCGCGCGAAGACGACGTGAGCGTCTTTGCGCAGCCCAGTGCCACGTTTGCCCTTAACCTCGACCAGGTAGAGACCATCGAAGGGCCCAACGGTCCGGCACTGGTGCGCCTCTCCACTGATGGCATTACGCTGTACGAGGGCAACACAGCCGATGGCCCGGTGGTGCCAGGCACCTTGGAGAAACGAGACAATGGGTCGCTCATGGTCTTTAAACCAAGCGAGGCCCTTAAAGGACGCACCACGTACACCTTTACCGTGAACGCGTACGCCGAAGAGCGCGATGCGGCGGGCCGTTGGATAAGCGCGAAGGACGACGACGGCAACCGCATTCCGCAGGGCACGCGCACCGTCACCTTTACGACGGGCACGCGGCCCACAACCATCCAGCGCGACCACGTGGCCCACACCTATCCGCTCGACAAAAAGCGGTACTACGTGCGCGGCACGCACGGCCGCAACGGGCTGTACTTCACCCACGACGGGATCAACTACAGCTACCTCGAAGACATGACGGCCGCCGAGCGCGCCAACGATGAGATTCGCAGCGTGTACCTGCGGGTGCGCTACCTGTCTGTTGGGGGCGGCACATCATTTAGCACGCCCCGCGTATCGGCCGGAGGCGGATATATCACGTGGGACGAGCCGAATATCGACCGCTCCACTATTTACGCGGTACAGCTCATCCGCGTCCGTAACCTGAATATTTCTTTCCAGGAAAGGATCAACCGGCTGGGACAAAACCTCCGGGCGCAAGAAGAGCGCCGCAGCCTTACCGTGGGCGGCGGCGGGACGGCCAGCGTGCGCGAACGCAAGGTGGTAGGGACGACCACCGCTGTGCCCGGCTACAAGATTTTGTACAGCTACCACTTCGGTACGAGCCGCTACAACTCGTACAACGAAAAGCTTGATGACACCTACGTGGTGGCCGAAGACTACAACCATGAGGACGATGCCTACCGCATTGCCGTAACCTCGCGTTATGAGCCGTACGACCAGTACGACCTCTTTGGCAAAGGAAACGTCATCGATCCGTATCTTACCCTCGAAGGCCCAAGCCCTGAACCAACGGGCCGTACGACGACCGGAAGTTACGTGCGCGAGTATGTACGACCGTACATAAGCAGCTACCCGCGGAGCGCAGCCTACAACCGCGTAGATACCAACGGCCGAAGCTACCGCGGCCGGTTTGTCTTTCCGCCACACCCCCTTGTGGCATGGGTGCTGGGCGACACCGACGGCTACGGCGCGCCGCCGCTACAACAGAGCGAGCTCGTACCGGGCGGCGAGCAGTTCAATGCTGAATGGAAGGACTTCACCACGCGTTGGGAACTCCCAGACGGCGCAATGGCCGAGCATGCCGACATCAAATCGTACGTTGGAGCAAAGGCGCGTGCCAAAAAGAATGAATTGATGGCAGGCTACTCTTCTTGCTGGACATGGAGTAGCTATATGCGAGATCTCTGTGAGTCAATGCAAACGTATTTCCGTCAGGCGTCACTCAGTTCCTTTATGAGTCCTGCCGGGAGGCGCGTGTACGACGAGCCATACTCGTCTACCAAAGGAGACGGTGGCTTCGTGAAGATCGTATTGCCCGTTACGGGCGACCAGAAGTGGGATTGGTTCTACTTTGGACGCTAA
- the cas1e gene encoding type I-E CRISPR-associated endonuclease Cas1e, with product MPLKGRLGLESARVPQADRHGLLWLERGRLAVEDGTVVFTTAGNDQLEAGAYDIPLQQISNLLLGPGTVISHDALRLLARQQTGLLAVGSKGVRLYAVSMPLGPDRAKRARQHAMLWANEDRRIDVARAMYTMRLGGELPPYMRDMDSLRGVEGARMKQVYERLAEQYGVQWQGRRYDRTDPEATNAVNQAINHAAVAVYAAARIAVAVTGTVPQLGFIHESSGYAFALDIADLHRATLTLPVAFRAAKRHRQRGGKIEGLTRRMTGRMLRQNNVIPEMIDQIKEVLDGDDDRGDA from the coding sequence ATGCCGCTCAAAGGACGCCTTGGACTTGAAAGTGCGCGCGTGCCCCAGGCCGATCGGCACGGGCTGCTCTGGCTGGAGCGTGGCCGCCTGGCCGTCGAGGACGGCACGGTGGTTTTTACCACGGCGGGCAACGACCAGTTGGAGGCCGGCGCGTACGACATCCCGCTGCAACAAATCTCCAACCTTTTGTTGGGGCCGGGTACCGTCATTAGCCACGATGCATTGCGGCTTCTGGCGCGGCAACAGACGGGACTGTTGGCCGTGGGGTCGAAGGGCGTGCGGCTCTATGCCGTGAGTATGCCGCTGGGCCCCGATCGCGCCAAGCGCGCACGCCAGCACGCTATGCTGTGGGCCAACGAAGACCGCCGCATAGACGTCGCCCGCGCCATGTACACGATGCGCCTGGGCGGCGAACTTCCACCATACATGCGCGACATGGACTCGCTGCGTGGCGTGGAGGGCGCACGCATGAAGCAGGTCTACGAGCGCCTTGCCGAGCAGTACGGCGTGCAGTGGCAGGGCCGGCGTTACGACCGTACCGACCCCGAGGCGACCAATGCGGTGAACCAGGCCATCAACCACGCGGCGGTGGCCGTGTACGCTGCGGCGCGCATTGCCGTGGCCGTCACGGGCACCGTCCCGCAACTTGGTTTCATCCACGAATCGTCGGGCTACGCCTTTGCCCTCGACATCGCCGATTTGCACCGCGCCACGCTCACGTTGCCCGTGGCGTTTCGTGCGGCAAAGCGCCACAGGCAGCGCGGCGGGAAAATTGAAGGGCTGACGCGGCGAATGACGGGACGCATGCTGCGTCAAAACAACGTCATTCCCGAAATGATTGATCAGATCAAGGAGGTGCTCGATGGCGATGACGATCGCGGTGACGCGTAA
- the cas6e gene encoding type I-E CRISPR-associated protein Cas6/Cse3/CasE, producing the protein MAITATSTNTFHMVHLQLDAKGLAALGRMLNLPAKHTTTNYLVHCALGELFGDDAPKPFSIESTPGARHVHVLGYADVDADGLQNQAQIGASPTVYDLCDWEALAVKDMPTALPEGLALRFEVRACPVIRKASAGSGTNAAGDTVHWREGQELDAFLSEQWTSDVPLSREQVYADWLTRQFDVRGGADITAAGLERFSIERMMRRVPNGTKRKAAVIKRPDVTFTGTLQVTDSDAFLQVLRSGLGRHKTFGYGMLKIRRA; encoded by the coding sequence ATGGCGATCACTGCAACATCTACCAACACCTTTCACATGGTGCACCTTCAGCTCGACGCCAAGGGCCTCGCCGCCCTCGGCCGTATGCTGAACCTGCCCGCTAAACACACAACCACCAACTATCTTGTACACTGCGCCCTGGGCGAACTCTTTGGCGACGATGCCCCCAAGCCCTTTAGCATCGAGTCGACGCCGGGCGCGCGGCACGTGCACGTGCTGGGCTACGCCGATGTTGATGCAGACGGCCTGCAGAATCAGGCCCAGATTGGGGCCAGCCCCACGGTGTACGATCTGTGCGATTGGGAGGCCCTGGCCGTGAAAGACATGCCCACTGCGCTCCCCGAGGGCCTCGCGCTCCGGTTTGAGGTGCGCGCCTGCCCGGTGATCCGAAAGGCGTCTGCGGGGTCGGGCACCAACGCTGCCGGCGATACGGTGCACTGGCGCGAAGGACAGGAGCTGGACGCCTTTCTGTCTGAGCAGTGGACCAGCGACGTCCCCCTCAGCCGAGAACAGGTGTATGCCGATTGGCTGACGCGTCAGTTTGATGTGCGCGGCGGGGCCGATATCACAGCGGCCGGCCTGGAGCGATTTTCGATTGAGCGGATGATGCGGCGCGTCCCCAACGGCACAAAGCGTAAGGCGGCGGTGATCAAGCGCCCGGACGTGACGTTCACCGGTACCCTGCAGGTGACGGACAGCGATGCGTTCCTGCAGGTGCTCCGATCGGGCCTCGGCCGTCACAAAACCTTCGGGTACGGCATGCTCAAGATCCGCCGTGCGTAA
- the cas2e gene encoding type I-E CRISPR-associated endoribonuclease Cas2e, translated as MAMTIAVTRNTPNRFNGFLASCMHEIAPGVYAAPRMKKSVRERVWHVMMEWAGLLPPEGGVVLFWKSRQAPSGLGVRMIGWPKKEMVDHEGLWLTVRGLTAAHDIDELQDLARAAEPTPDANDPVLRYLPAEGEDTP; from the coding sequence ATGGCGATGACGATCGCGGTGACGCGTAACACGCCCAACCGCTTCAACGGATTTTTGGCCTCATGCATGCACGAGATTGCCCCCGGCGTGTATGCCGCGCCGCGGATGAAGAAGTCTGTTCGGGAGCGCGTCTGGCATGTGATGATGGAATGGGCCGGACTGCTTCCGCCGGAGGGCGGCGTGGTGCTTTTTTGGAAGAGCCGGCAGGCCCCCTCGGGGCTGGGCGTTCGGATGATCGGGTGGCCCAAGAAAGAGATGGTCGACCACGAAGGGTTATGGCTGACCGTACGGGGGCTTACTGCCGCGCATGACATCGACGAGCTGCAGGATCTCGCGCGCGCTGCGGAGCCCACGCCCGACGCAAACGATCCGGTGCTTCGGTACCTACCAGCCGAGGGCGAGGACACCCCGTAG
- a CDS encoding amino acid permease yields MAASAPSSSAAASDGSAASVAEIDASMKPPDETPGSGGNQFGWFGGVFTPTLLTILGVIMFLREGWVLGNAGLVGGLLIMLLGFGITICTALAMSSITTNIRIGAGGAYAIIAQSLGLEVGGSVGIPRYLSQALAVTLYIFGFREGWLYLFPEHPPLLIDVAVFLVLYGIAYVSADFAIRVQYLIMAVIAAALVSIGTAAATGSMQYGLSEIQLWGNFPGSSENGFSGTSFWIVFAVFFPATTGIMAGANMSGDLEDPKRAIPLGTMAAIGVSLVIYILLAIWLARSATPTEMVSNYTVMMDKAYWPSAVLAGLLGATFSSALASMVGAGRILQAMGAHHVVPGAGWLKQQSENGEPRNAMWVTGGIIFLSLLLRDLNLIAPLITMFFLVTYAMINAAVLIEQSLDLVSFRPRLRIPIWVSALGLAGSLFAMFIINPMVSLVAVVVTLGFYVVLARRHLDAPFEDVRSGLFVAFAEWAAKKVTELPTMQERAWKPNLLVPVEDASDLRGTFLFLQDLTHPQGSVKIVGVSAADGPARPVRSTAAAAPPAADAPDPSRAATDALNEEISALTHAFRERDIFASATVIDAGGFADSLCAGMQTLRGAFFRPNVLFLRMPATQARADDYRVVIREADREKVGTILYAPHPRAALGQRQTINVWIHDRSPDWRISMEIGNLDLALLTGYKLSQNWDAKLRLLTVVTDDAEQAKAQDFLEKLIDVGRIPNATAIAETGAFDDYIDRAPQADLNIFGLVPTLDFAFPHRMVRTTQSTCLFVRDSGLESALA; encoded by the coding sequence ATGGCTGCCTCGGCCCCCTCGTCTTCTGCTGCCGCATCCGATGGTTCAGCCGCATCGGTCGCCGAAATCGACGCGAGTATGAAGCCGCCGGATGAAACGCCCGGCAGCGGCGGCAACCAGTTTGGATGGTTTGGCGGGGTGTTCACACCTACGCTGCTCACCATCCTGGGCGTCATCATGTTTTTGCGCGAGGGCTGGGTGCTGGGCAACGCGGGCCTTGTGGGCGGCCTTCTCATCATGCTCCTTGGCTTTGGCATAACCATCTGTACGGCCCTGGCCATGTCATCCATCACCACGAACATCCGGATTGGAGCCGGAGGGGCCTATGCCATCATAGCACAGAGCCTTGGCCTGGAGGTGGGCGGCAGCGTGGGCATTCCGCGCTACCTGTCGCAGGCGCTGGCAGTCACCCTCTACATCTTTGGATTTCGCGAAGGGTGGCTCTACCTTTTTCCCGAGCACCCGCCGCTTCTCATTGACGTTGCCGTATTTCTCGTCCTGTACGGCATCGCATACGTGAGCGCCGACTTTGCCATTCGGGTGCAGTATCTCATCATGGCGGTGATCGCTGCAGCCCTTGTCTCCATCGGTACGGCCGCGGCTACGGGGTCGATGCAGTACGGCCTCAGCGAGATCCAACTGTGGGGCAACTTTCCGGGCTCGTCTGAAAATGGCTTTTCGGGGACCAGCTTCTGGATCGTGTTTGCGGTATTCTTCCCGGCCACAACCGGCATCATGGCCGGTGCCAACATGAGCGGCGACCTCGAGGATCCGAAGCGTGCCATCCCGCTGGGTACCATGGCAGCCATTGGCGTTTCGCTGGTCATCTACATCTTGCTCGCCATCTGGCTGGCCCGCTCGGCCACGCCCACGGAGATGGTCAGCAACTACACGGTGATGATGGACAAGGCCTACTGGCCGTCGGCCGTCCTAGCGGGGCTTCTTGGAGCGACCTTTTCATCGGCGCTTGCATCGATGGTGGGCGCCGGACGCATTTTGCAGGCAATGGGCGCGCACCACGTTGTGCCTGGGGCCGGATGGCTAAAGCAACAGTCCGAGAATGGGGAGCCGCGCAATGCGATGTGGGTAACGGGCGGCATCATCTTTTTGTCGCTGCTCCTGCGCGACCTCAACCTCATCGCGCCGCTCATCACCATGTTCTTTTTGGTGACGTACGCCATGATCAACGCCGCCGTCCTCATCGAGCAGAGCCTCGACCTCGTCAGCTTCCGCCCGCGGCTGCGCATTCCCATCTGGGTGTCGGCGCTCGGCTTGGCCGGCTCCCTCTTTGCCATGTTTATTATCAACCCAATGGTGAGCCTTGTGGCCGTGGTGGTAACGCTCGGCTTCTACGTTGTGCTGGCGCGCCGCCACCTCGACGCGCCCTTCGAAGACGTGCGTTCGGGCCTGTTTGTGGCTTTTGCCGAATGGGCCGCCAAGAAGGTGACCGAGCTGCCCACCATGCAAGAGCGGGCCTGGAAGCCGAACCTGCTGGTGCCGGTGGAGGATGCCAGCGACCTGCGGGGGACCTTCCTCTTCCTGCAAGACCTGACGCACCCCCAGGGGTCTGTAAAGATTGTCGGCGTGTCTGCGGCCGATGGGCCGGCCCGACCCGTGCGTTCTACAGCGGCTGCCGCGCCCCCTGCCGCGGATGCTCCCGATCCGTCCCGCGCTGCCACCGACGCGCTCAACGAGGAGATCAGCGCCCTCACCCATGCGTTTCGTGAGCGGGACATCTTTGCCTCGGCCACGGTCATTGATGCGGGCGGCTTTGCCGACAGCCTGTGTGCCGGCATGCAGACGCTACGCGGGGCGTTCTTCCGCCCGAATGTCCTTTTTCTGCGGATGCCCGCGACCCAGGCTCGTGCGGATGACTACCGCGTCGTTATTCGTGAGGCCGACCGCGAGAAGGTGGGCACCATTCTCTATGCCCCCCACCCCCGCGCGGCCCTCGGGCAGCGGCAAACCATCAACGTCTGGATCCACGACCGTAGCCCCGACTGGCGCATCTCGATGGAGATTGGCAACCTTGACCTCGCCCTCCTCACCGGCTACAAGCTGTCGCAGAACTGGGATGCGAAGTTGCGTCTGCTGACAGTCGTCACGGATGACGCCGAGCAGGCGAAGGCCCAGGACTTTTTAGAGAAGCTGATTGACGTGGGACGCATTCCCAACGCCACAGCCATTGCCGAAACCGGTGCGTTCGACGATTATATCGACCGTGCCCCGCAGGCCGATCTCAACATCTTTGGGCTCGTTCCTACGTTAGACTTCGCTTTTCCGCACCGCATGGTACGCACGACGCAGTCTACCTGTCTTTTCGTGCGCGACTCGGGTCTTGAATCGGCCCTTGCGTAG